The sequence below is a genomic window from Haloferax mediterranei ATCC 33500.
CCGCCGCGGAACTCGGCGTTGCGGCCGAAGACTGCATCGTGGTCGAAGACTCGGTCAACGGCATCGAGGCGGCCGCCCGGTCGGGAGCGTACACAATCGCCTACCGCGTCGACCACAACGCGGAGTTGGACCTATCGCTAGCGGATGAAATCGTAGACGGGCCGGAGGAGTTGCGGGCGGCGTTGCTCGGTGAAAACTAAACGGGGAGATGCCGACGAAACGGAGTTCCGACGGAGCTATTCGATATATCTAGCGGGTGCCGAAAGCCCGAATTCTGCTGCTGTGCTGGCAACGATACCCTTCGTGGTGTAGATATCTGGTTTGTAGTAGAGTTCGTGGGTGACGCCGTGTTCGTCTCGGAGGTGTTCTCTGACTCGATCAACGTCGTCTCGGTCGAAGTAGTTGGGCGTGTAGACGGTGAGAATGTAGTCGTCGTCCATCGGGAGTTCCTCGTAGCCGTACGCGGTCATCGCCTTCACTGCCCAGATGGTCCCCGCCTCCGCGTCAGCAACGAGTTCGGGCCACAACGCTTCGATTCGTTCTGCCGACCCTGTGACTTGCCACTTACCGATAGTTTTCTGGGCTTCGAGCGCTTCGCAGTCGAGTTCCCGAACAGCCTCGCTGTCCGTCGGTGGTAAGTCAGCGGGTTCGACGTTCTCTGGGCGGATAACATCGTGGTCAGAGAAGTAGCCGTCGCCGCCGATTTTCGGGGAGTCGCTTACGTCTCGACTCCGTAACCAGTACTGCTCTGTTTCGGAAATTTCGAGGGGGGGGGTTGCAACATAACGACAATTGACAGTCATGTGGATTGAACAACAACCCTCGCCATACGCGGAGTGAAAGTGAAGATTGGGCTCTGATTCGAACTGAAACGCTCCCTTGCAGCGGCGTCTTCGAGCGGGAGAATCACAGAAAACGAGAGTGACGTCGGCAGACCGGCAAGAAATGAAGCCGCTGTTATTCCACCCGAACCGTCCGCGACTCCCG
It includes:
- a CDS encoding putative phosphothreonine lyase domain-containing protein, translated to MTVNCRYVATPPLEISETEQYWLRSRDVSDSPKIGGDGYFSDHDVIRPENVEPADLPPTDSEAVRELDCEALEAQKTIGKWQVTGSAERIEALWPELVADAEAGTIWAVKAMTAYGYEELPMDDDYILTVYTPNYFDRDDVDRVREHLRDEHGVTHELYYKPDIYTTKGIVASTAAEFGLSAPARYIE